In the genome of Arabidopsis thaliana chromosome 4, partial sequence, the window GTATATGGTTAATATATACTATCTTATTTCGTaactcaaaaagaaatatgattaATCGTCAACCATATCACCTCGTTACATAAAAGCTAGtggttttgctttttctaAAAAACCATCGTGTTACTATATCGTATCTAGTATTTTACAAGATCTATAGTTTAAATACTGatattttctgaaaaacaaaaaaaattgaaatttgtaTACTTATATACTATAGAAGAATGCAGAGAATAGTTATTTTCAAAGAGTTGAGGACAAAACTTACGGGGACAAAAAAGTGGATCGAGGAGATTCCAGTGGTCCAATATTGATTTTGGATAGTGGATATGAATATGCGCACGCAATAGCCAATACATCTCAAAAAgtcatttttttgtcaacatctCAAATGTTTTATGCACCAATATTCAAATGAATTCTCGACTCTACGTTGTTAGTGGATACATCTGCGGTTAATTACAAATGTAACATACACGCATACCatggaaatatatatatacacatatggAATTTATGGTATAACCACCACCATGACATTTGTACCATTATACCataaaaatcatgaaatcGTGTCCAACAATATGATCATTTTAGATTGGACTATCTACAATTATATGTATGAAACGTACGTGGTACTCGATGAGTACGTACATGGTTTAAAGCTTACACGGGATGGGAATTTTGAAAAAGCTATGATGGGCTCTTAAATTCGTTGAAAGCTTACAAtagatgaaacaaagaaaacctGCATACATCAAGTACGTACTATAATTACACTAAGGAATGAAAAGAAATCATCAAGGCTTTCATGAAGTATCCGTATCAATAATTTGTTTAGGTTACAGAAATTGACTacaactaatttttatttttacggTTCCATGCAAATTAATCCATTTTAAACAAATCCTCCATTGTTTTGTATAATGTTGGAGATTAGTAGGATTAGTCGGATAATATGGCATAAACATAATATGATGCTAAATTCTAAAGAAACGATATGAATAAATAATGCAGCAGTATAAAAACTGTACCATTGCGTGGGTGGAGGATTTTAGGTCATTGTTAGGGCACTTTCATGGGGACCATTTCCGCCTTAACGAAGACTTATTACACACAACCGTCAATGTGGGCTGGAAACTTGCAGTGCAATCCGGTCTGGTCCTATAATTTATGGCCGGTTAGGGTTTACAAGTTTTTAATCTATCAATTAAATGAGATGGACACAAAATGTAATCACCagtggaaaagaaaacattacgAGACTTATACAATGTCTACAAGAAGACTCGAGTGGGGCAACATGTTGTACATAATCCGACGTCGTTTTGGGAGTCAGTAAATAAAGTTCGAGAAATGACGTCGTTTTGAAGTCATCCGAGAGAAAATGACTTAAAGTGACCGACGTTGTTTTGAAGTCAGCGGAAGAGTAAAGAAGTAAGAAACGAAGTCGTTTTGAAGTCATCTCTTCAGATATGTTTGttctaattaaaatttccCAAGTGGGAATTAGTTTGTAATTGAAGGTATGCACGATTTTTAGTTACAAttttaattcttcttcttcagatccAAGAACTCTCAGTCTCTGCGTTCACACTCTTTCTTTGAATCCTTCATCATCCTAATTCATCTCCAAGAACTGAATCAGAAGTTGTATTTCGCTAATTCAACTTTTCCAGGTAATTTTCCATTCCTCGATTATTCGAATTTGGGTATTAAATCATAATGCATCGGGAAATTTGGATTCTTTAGGATAATTTTTCCGGCAAATCCGATTATTGAGCTAGTTTCTGAATGTTTAGATTCTCAGTGTCTGTCAattaggttttgattttggaagtagagaagttagaagaagaatggtGAGAACGCCGCGAAGAGGGCAGAGATCAAAGGGAATTAAAGTGAAGCATTGTATTCAGTTGACTCTATTGCTTGGTGTTGGGATATGGCTGATTTATCAAATGAAGCATTCACATGAGAAGAAAGCTGAGTTTGAAGGGACTTCAaagattgttgttgatgatattGATAATACAGTTGTTAATCTTGGAAGGAAAGATCTTAGACCGCGTATTGAGGAGACGAAAGATGTGAAGGACGAagtggaagatgaagaagggaGCAAGAatgaaggaggaggagacgTAAGTACTGATAAGGAGAATGGTGATGAGATTGTAGAgagggaggaggaggaaaaggCTGTAGAAGAGAATAACGAGAAGGAAGCTGAAGGTACCGGGAATGAAGAGGGAAACGAGGATTCAAACAATGGAGAAAGTGAGAAGGTTGTTGATGAGAGTGAAGGTGGAAATGAGATAAGTAATGAGGAAGCTAGGGAGATCAATTACAAGGGAGATGATGCGTCGAGTGAGGTTATGCATGGGACGGAGGAGAAGAGCAATGAAAAGGTTGAAGTTGAGGGAGAAAGTAAATCTAATAGTACTGAAAATGTCAGTGTCCATGAAGATGAGTCGGGTCCAAAGAATGAAGTATTGGAGGGTTCTGTTATTAAAGAAGTTTCTTTGAACACAACTGAGAATGGTAGTGATGATGGTGAGCAACAAGAGACAAAGAGTGAGTTGGATTCAAAGACTGGTGAGAAGGGCTTTTCTGATTCTAATGGTGAATTGCCTGAGACTAACCTGTCAACTTCCAATGCAACTGAAACTACAGAATCTTCTGGGAGTGATGAGTCAGGATCGAGCGGGAAATCCACTGGTTATCAACAAAcgaaaaacgaagaagatgagaaggaaAAGGTACAATCATCTGAAGAGGAAAGCAAAGTCAAAGAATCCGGGAAAAATGAGAAGGACGCGTCCTCGTCCCAAGACGAAAGTAAAGAGGAAAAACccgagagaaagaagaaagaagagtctTCGTCCCAAGGGGaaggtaaagaagaagaacccgAGAAAAGGGAGAAAGAAGACTCTTCATCCCAAGAGGAAAGTAAAGAGGAAGAACCtgagaacaaagagaaagaagcgtCTTCCTCTCAGGAGGAGAATGAGATTAAAGAAACTGAgataaaggagaaagaagagtctTCGTCCCAAGAGGGGAatgagaacaaagaaacagaaaaaaagtCTTCCGAATCTCAGAGAAAGGAAAACACCAACAGTGAGAAGAAAATTGAACAGGTGGAATCTACTGATTCTTCAAACACACAGAAGGGTGACGAACAGAAAACTGATGAAAGCAAGAGAGAATCCGGCAATGATACTTCAAATAAGGAAACAGAGGATGATAGTTCAAAAACAGAgtcagagaagaaagaggaaaataaCAGAAATGGTGAAACAGAGGAGACCCAAAACGAACAAGAACAGACCAAGTCCGCTTTGGAAATTAGTCACACTCAAGATGTTAAGGATGCTCGAACTGATCTAGAAACTCTTCCTGAAACCAGCAATGGATTGATCAGCGACAAAGTTGCTGCTGAGTGATACTTGTTAAATGTGTGAAGCTGTCATGTATTGTATGCATATTCTATACTTCTCACCAAATGACGGGACTTAAGTCCCAATCAAAGTAGTATTG includes:
- a CDS encoding uncharacterized protein (unknown protein; BEST Arabidopsis thaliana protein match is: unknown protein (TAIR:AT2G22795.1); Has 433572 Blast hits to 177005 proteins in 4263 species: Archae - 2016; Bacteria - 67591; Metazoa - 157995; Fungi - 49745; Plants - 22011; Viruses - 2192; Other Eukaryotes - 132022 (source: NCBI BLink).); amino-acid sequence: MVRTPRRGQRSKGIKVKHCIQLTLLLGVGIWLIYQMKHSHEKKAEFEGTSKIVVDDIDNTVVNLGRKDLRPRIEETKDVKDEVEDEEGSKNEGGGDVSTDKENGDEIVEREEEEKAVEENNEKEAEGTGNEEGNEDSNNGESEKVVDESEGGNEISNEEAREINYKGDDASSEVMHGTEEKSNEKVEVEGESKSNSTENVSVHEDESGPKNEVLEGSVIKEVSLNTTENGSDDGEQQETKSELDSKTGEKGFSDSNGELPETNLSTSNATETTESSGSDESGSSGKSTGYQQTKNEEDEKEKVQSSEEESKVKESGKNEKDASSSQDESKEEKPERKKKEESSSQGEGKEEEPEKREKEDSSSQEESKEEEPENKEKEASSSQEENEIKETEIKEKEESSSQEGNENKETEKKSSESQRKENTNSEKKIEQVESTDSSNTQKGDEQKTDESKRESGNDTSNKETEDDSSKTESEKKEENNRNGETEETQNEQEQTKSALEISHTQDVKDARTDLETLPETSNGLISDKVAAE